Proteins encoded within one genomic window of Haladaptatus sp. QDMS2:
- a CDS encoding Mov34/MPN/PAD-1 family protein, which produces MRLFRSSEVLGIAEETLEFVLEASRETHPNEYMGLLRGERAADLGLDEEGVVITDVLVIPGTVSNEESATVRTNMIPNDMRAIGSVHSHPNGVLRPSDADLATFGNGQAHIIIGAPYGRDDWQTFDREGNPRDLRVIDVDLPDEPFFDFTQEDIDKELK; this is translated from the coding sequence ATGCGGCTATTCCGTTCGAGCGAGGTACTCGGCATCGCCGAGGAGACCCTCGAATTCGTGCTCGAAGCGTCACGAGAGACGCATCCGAACGAGTACATGGGACTACTCCGAGGCGAACGAGCAGCGGACCTCGGGCTGGACGAGGAAGGGGTCGTCATCACGGACGTGCTCGTCATCCCCGGTACCGTCTCGAACGAGGAGAGCGCGACGGTCCGGACGAACATGATTCCGAACGACATGCGGGCCATTGGGTCGGTTCACTCCCACCCGAACGGCGTCCTCCGGCCGAGCGACGCAGACCTCGCGACCTTCGGGAATGGCCAGGCACACATCATCATCGGCGCGCCTTACGGGCGTGACGACTGGCAGACGTTCGACCGTGAGGGCAACCCCCGTGACCTTCGCGTCATCGACGTAGACCTGCCGGACGAACCGTTCTTCGACTTTACGCAGGAAGACATCGACAAGGAACTCAAATGA
- a CDS encoding FAD synthase, which translates to MTTVIAQGTFDILHPGHLHYLREAAAMGDELYVIIARRANVTHKQKPILPDEQRRDMIAALDCVDEAVLGHLEDIFVPIEEIQPDIIVLGHDQHHDEDGIAKALAGRGIDCEVRRASMRDKKFEGELLSTGRIIERICAERC; encoded by the coding sequence ATGACGACGGTAATCGCACAGGGCACCTTCGACATTCTCCACCCTGGCCACCTCCACTATCTTCGCGAAGCGGCGGCCATGGGTGACGAACTCTACGTCATCATCGCCCGCCGGGCGAACGTGACGCACAAACAGAAACCCATCCTCCCCGACGAGCAACGCCGCGACATGATTGCCGCCCTCGACTGCGTCGACGAAGCGGTACTGGGACACTTAGAGGACATCTTCGTCCCCATCGAGGAGATCCAACCGGACATCATCGTCCTCGGCCACGACCAGCACCACGACGAGGATGGCATCGCCAAGGCGCTCGCCGGACGCGGCATCGACTGCGAGGTTCGACGCGCCTCGATGCGTGACAAAAAGTTCGAGGGTGAACTACTCTCGACGGGCCGCATCATCGAGCGCATTTGCGCCGAACGCTGCTAG
- a CDS encoding GNAT family N-acetyltransferase — protein sequence MGFSARTRRQLCRYWAARLGVSPKAFDAPGITVGSIDEGGVQLFRHEDSLVVSAPASFLDAVERHAPALESLDFDDSDAVVEWFDSFLSLSKLLGPAFYGYTDREGFQPVSSDARLLGVADEPAFDTFQASVSDDEWDAGGPEFGPKTTVGRFVDGRLVAVAGYDVWDTQIAHISVVTHPDHRNAGHGRAVVSRVTELALSRGLLPQYRTLDAWPWSVALAENLGFERFATSYFGRFD from the coding sequence TGCCGCTACTGGGCAGCCCGCCTGGGTGTTTCCCCGAAGGCATTCGACGCACCTGGCATCACTGTCGGCAGCATTGACGAAGGCGGAGTGCAGCTGTTTCGCCACGAAGACTCGCTGGTCGTCTCTGCGCCAGCGTCGTTCCTCGACGCCGTCGAACGCCACGCACCCGCGCTCGAATCGCTCGATTTCGACGACAGCGACGCGGTAGTAGAGTGGTTCGACAGCTTTCTCTCGCTCTCGAAACTCCTCGGGCCGGCGTTCTACGGCTATACTGACCGCGAGGGATTCCAGCCGGTTTCCTCCGACGCTCGCCTGCTTGGAGTGGCCGACGAACCAGCCTTCGACACGTTCCAGGCCAGCGTTTCAGACGACGAGTGGGACGCAGGCGGCCCGGAGTTCGGCCCGAAGACCACTGTCGGACGATTCGTTGACGGCCGTCTCGTCGCCGTGGCCGGGTATGACGTGTGGGATACCCAGATTGCGCACATCTCGGTCGTCACCCATCCCGACCACCGGAACGCGGGACACGGCCGGGCAGTCGTCTCACGGGTTACCGAACTGGCGCTCTCTCGGGGCTTGCTTCCGCAGTACCGGACGCTCGACGCCTGGCCGTGGTCGGTGGCACTGGCCGAAAATTTGGGCTTCGAGCGGTTCGCAACGTCGTACTTTGGCAGATTCGATTGA